DNA sequence from the Xenopus tropicalis strain Nigerian chromosome 4, UCB_Xtro_10.0, whole genome shotgun sequence genome:
tctgcccccaataaggggtaattatatcttagttgggatcaagtacaggtactgttttattattacagagaaaagggaatcatttaaccattaaataaacccaatagggctgttctgcccccaataaggggtaattatatcttagttgggatcaagtacagatactgttttattattacagagaaaagggaatcatttaaccattaaataaacccaatagggctgttctgcccccaataaggggtaattatatcttagttgggatcaagtacaggtactgttttattattacagagaaaagggaatcatttaaccatgaaataaacccaatagggctgttctgcccccaataaggggtaattatatcttagttgggatcaagtacaggtactgttttattattacagagaaaagggaatcatttaaccatgaaataaacccaatagggctgttctgccccaataaggggtaattatatcttagttgggatcaagtacaggtactgttttattattacagagaaaagggaatcatttaaccatgaaataaacccaatagggctgttctgcccccaataaggggtaattatatcttagttgggatcaagtacaggtactgttttattattacagagaaaagggaatcatttaaccattaaataaacccaataggactgttctgcccccaataaggggtaattatatcttagttgggatcaagtacaggtactgttttattattacagagaaaatggaatcatttaaccatgaaataaacccaatagggctgttctgcccccaataaggggtaattatatcttagttgggatcaagtacaggtactgttttattattacagagaaaaaggaaattgtttttaaaaattagaataattttcttataatggagtctatgggagatgtcctttacataattcagaactttctggataactggtttcaaGATGTAGAAGAAGATGGCGCATGGAGCTCCTATAGTAATagcctgggctggtgcagtttccaGGGAACAGGAGCACTGACATGGCATCTCAGATGAAGGTTCTATTCATTGGGAGGTGCATAACGTTGGCATCCCTCAGTGATTATGCCTTTCCTTCAGCTGTAAATCATTTGTCATTTATTGTATGGATTAATGTAATTGGTGGAATTATAAAACTGATACCGCCTTGGAGAGGAGGGACAATAAAATGTACCCATGAGTTTTCTGGACCAagccagcagcttattggcccatgtaagaGCCACACCAATTGGCCTGATACTGAAGgtctgccagatatcagtcaggcaggtttgAGTTTACTGTTTGAAGAGGGCCACATTAATGTGTTCATGTGGTTTTTATTTGTCAGGCCATTAGGCCCCTCGGTATGGGGCCAAAGATCAGATCAACTTGTTCTGGCGCTGTGTGtggtggccaaattgggcccagacccacttgtttggcaaccttgccttGGCAGTGTATGGTCCACTTTATATTTACAGAATCCACAAAGGACAAGGAAGGCCAATTTCACTGGGGCTGCCGATATGTTGGTCTCCCTCAGTGAATCCagttacaggtatcggaccccttatctggaaacccattatccagaaagttctgaattacggaaaggacatctcccttagactccattataatcaaataattcacatttttaaaaatggttccctttttctctgtaacaataaaacagtacctgtacttgatcccaactaagatataattaccccttattgggggcagaacagccctattgggtttatttcatggttaaatgattcctttttctctgtaataataaaacagtacctgtacttgatcccaactaagatataattaccccttattgggggcagaacagccctattgggtttatttaatggttaaatgattcccttttctctgtaataataaaacagtacctgtacttgatcccaactaagatataattaccccttattgggggcagaacagccctattgggtttatttaatggttaaatgattcccttttctctgtaataataaaacagtacctgtacttgatcccaactaagatataattaccccttattgggggcagaacagccctattgggtttatttaatggttaaatgattcccttttctctgtaataataaaacagtacctgtacttgatcccaactaagatataattaatacttatggGAGCCAAATCCCTCactttgggtttaatgtttttttttttttagtagacttatccggaaaaccccgagtattctggataatgctTTTTTTACCCAGGGATGGTGATCCTTTAAGGAAGAAAAAGGCACCTTCCTGCGGAATAAAATGAATGTGGCACCTTTCCTAGACATCCCTAGCCAGACGTAGCCAAGTGCAGGGGCAGTAGATTCAGATTTTACTCTGCTGCTTGTACACAAGTTTATAGGGGACCAGGGacccaaagaaataattctaaattattgTGTAGTCATACACAGCAGTCTGTGAAGCCCACAGGGAGAGGGCCATAAAAGtaccttggagggccacatccaccccaggggcccccagttggacagccctggcctAAAGTATAAACTTTTATTTTGCAGTTACCTGGAACATGATAAAGCCAACCCACCCTCCTTGTACCCAGCAACACAGATTCACTGCTATCTGAGATGCAGCCGGAACCTGCTGTACACACAAGTCAGTTTTTAATTAATTCTTTGTTTTTGATATGCAGGAGGCAAAAAGAAACCTTTGAAACAGCCCAAGAAGGCTAACAAAGACATGGACGAGGTAATGTACGACTGTACTGAGCAGTGTCGCTAAAGTCCTTTTAAAGGACACATCTCCCCAAACACTGGTTTTTGCTAAATGCAATTCAAACCAAGCTACACATTCTCTGTGGTTTCAAGGTTCTTTGTAAATACAATTGCTACAGAAAAGCAGTATTTACAAATAAGCATTTCCAGTGGCTTTAAAGTTACGTGCAGTGATTTCCACCTGTTTCATGTCTGTCACACTGAATAGTTTCTGAAGTACAAAGATGATCAGGCAGTTGGACTGATCCTGGCCAATCAGAAATGACCAAATCTATTTCTGTATGGACCCTTAGGGGTTATGtcataaaatgcactaagtttgcccattagcagtaacccatagcaaccaatcagcaggtagaatatactggtcacctgtttaaaagcaaatattttattggttgctatgggttactgctgcagggcaaacttactgcctttaaTGGGGCTAGgatgttatgtatatattgtccttttttttttttttaggcaacaGAATATTATACCACTTGCAATTCTCTGTGTGACTATATGTTTAATACCGAACAGGATGGTTGAGCACAGTGTTGACACAGTAATTATACAGCAGCTTTTCCATGTGTTTGACACATGAGTTGTATTATCGCTTACAGGGCACCCAACCTCCATACCACATAGCAATCCAATGCCCcatgtttaacttttagtatgatatagagcaatattctgagacattttgcaattggtcttcattttttatttgtagttttttttttttttttttagttatttcattttcagttcagcatctctcctgtttggagtttcagctgctatttggttgctatggtcaaagTTACCTtggtggtttggatgagagaatAAAACCATAGACTctcagagcaatagatttttggctgtaAAAACTGTAAAGAGATGGAAAAAGGCAGcatataattaaagaaaaaaaaactattacaaataatgaagaccaatggaaaagttgcttagaattggccattctataatatactaaaattaAATTGTTAAAAGGTGAATCCATAGTTCAAGAGTGAAATCATTTGTGAATAGGAGTCTGTGACATTCCAGGGCACGTTCTGTAACTTTCTCACCGTCCCATCTTGTAGGATGAGATTGCATTCAAGCAGAAACAGAAAGAAGATCAGAAGAAACTAGACGAAATGAAAGGGAAAGCTGCCCAGAAAGGCCCCCTGAGTAAGTTGGAAAATGATGCTAAAATGTAAAACTGTTCTGTAAAGGTTTCCTAATAATTATTATAACATGTATGGtctccattatccggaaacctgttatccagagagctgtgaattatgggaaggcccccattttaatcaaataaaaaaagttttcctttctctctcttgTACTTAATGCcaactatgatttttttttagtagccttaaggtatagagatctaaattatggaaaaaccccttatttggaaaaccccaggtccccagcatgcTCTGTACTGGGACCATATGGATTGCTAGTCCCATGCTTTGCTGTATGATTTGTCTACCTCACTTTGTCACTATTTCCTCATTGTATTTCTTCCTCCTGCTTTGTCCTGAAAAGAAAATATACTTTGCCTTCTTTATGATAAGTACAAACAAAGCACTGACTGTAGCCAACTCCAGGTAGAAATTATGGCAACTAAAAGTAtaaggcaaagacacatggagctacttgtcacagctactagaTGCCAGAAAGTGTACCCTGCTctacacaatactgagaattgcctctgctaaaacacatattgctgatttactgctaattgtctctattttggtagccatgacaagtagctgcttctagcagctctgtgtgtcttcaccctatagcaaAAGTGCCCAGCACTCGGTACTCTGGATTGAATTTAGTTTCCAAGGTTTTAACAGTAGCTCTCATTTCATTCATTCTACAGCTGATGGGAAGCAGGGAGCCTCCTGCATATTCAGTTAGCCTTAGGCCACCAACACAACAACAAGGCTTAGTAGCTCAAGCAGAGTTGCTGACTCAAAATCCTAGGATTAGAAGTATAAAGCTGCTAATAACCTTTGGAATAACTAAAGAAAATTACATTGCAGAAGCTCTTGTTCTTTATTTGTGTGtatttagggcttatttatcccTTGTGTGGGCAGTGCTGGAGTGAtaaggggtgcaaaatgttaCCCCTTGGGCACCACATACAAAGAACTTGTGTTCtgcattctggatagcgggtttcctaataatggatcctgtacctgtacaagGTCCCCAGCTTATTTATCCCAGGGCTCTCATCTGCAGGAATTTTCATTCTAAATAGTTGAACCTATGAGCTAGGGGCAGATTTCAATGGATAAAGGTGCAAATCGCTTGTGTTAACACCATCTTTTCTATAAAACTCACTGAAATCCAGCCTTGTGTTCTGACAAGCGCACAGCCCTCTGGGAATATTTATCTGTTTTTCACACTGCTGCTGTGTTACTATGTGTTACAGCTGGAGGCGGCATAAAGAAGTCTGGGAAAAAATAATCTGCTTTCACCCGACAATGGAATTCCTCTTCTAACTGATTTCTCAAGCGCCGGGCCCTGACCCTGGCCATGGAGCGACTGCCGGCCCCCAACTTATTGTATGTTTCCGTGTAC
Encoded proteins:
- the tma7 gene encoding translation machinery-associated protein 7 (The RefSeq protein has 1 substitution compared to this genomic sequence), translated to MSGREGGKKKPLKQPKKSNKDMDEDEIAFKQKQKEDQKKLDEMKGKAAQKGPLTGGGIKKSGKK